A window from Schistosoma haematobium chromosome 1, whole genome shotgun sequence encodes these proteins:
- a CDS encoding hypothetical protein (EggNog:ENOG411E601~COG:S) has translation MYVVYRMILVSKINHLQNSWVTTITNLNLIALFVFSTMQVPYRPDQTNLTVSVQPDGTLNQSNKKRWDVGLCECRSIKLTLLSCFCPCCVFGSITQEMDYPWCICCLSYLIALLLSPIIWIHVFLGCSCRRRLRHHYRIKGHIISDFCASLLCSSCMLYQSAAQIAVERYKKMQPGVPNPYTTGLFRKVGHMIISCYSIPRRIRDEHLNSQSLLNTNNLTANNTHVSNLQLGLIKTVDVPYTSQPEQPHIDMQSAQIQSHLTLQVPHYQLMPEAVIPTTQASDVLLHKIQSSSQLQQTQNIQNPITQSEPGESQPIMHI, from the coding sequence ATGTATGTAGTTTATCGTATGATATTGGTTAGTAAAATAAACCATTTACAGAATAGTTGGGTTACCACTATCACCAATTTAAATTTGATTGCTCTTTTTGTTTTCAGCACGATGCAAGTTCCTTATCGACCAGATCAAACGAATTTAACTGTATCAGTTCAGCCAGATGGTACCCTGAACCAATCAAATAAAAAACGATGGGATGTTGGCTTATGTGAATGTAGATCAATTAAACTAACACTTCTCTCGTGTTTCTGTCCTTGTTGTGTTTTTGGAAGCATCACACAAGAAATGGATTACCCTTggtgtatttgttgcttgagttatTTGATAGCGTTACTTCTTTCGCCTATCATATGGATACATGTATTTTTGGGGTGCAGCTGCCGTAGACGTTTAAGACATCATTATCGCATCAAAGGTCATATTATCTCTGACTTTTGTGCTTCTCTTTTGTGCTCCTCATGTATGCTATACCAGTCGGCAGCTCAAATAGCTGTTGAACGATACAAAAAAATGCAACCCGGTGTCCCAAATCCTTATACAACAGGATTATTTCGTAAAGTCGGTCATATGATAATTTCATGCTACAGTATTCCAAGACGCATTCGTGATGAACATTTAAATTCCCAATCACTTTTGAACACTAATAATTTGACAGCAAACAACACACATGTGTCCAATCTACAACTTGGATTAATCAAAACAGTTGATGTACCATACACAAGTCAACCAGAGCAACCACATATTGACATGCAGTCGGCACAAATACAATCACACTTAACCTTACAGGTTCCTCATTACCAACTAATGCCAGAAGCAGTTATACCTACGACACAAGCATCAGACGTTTTGTTACACAAAATTCAAAGCAGCTCACAACTGCAACAAACCCAGAATATACAAAATCCTATTACGCAATCAGAGCCTGGTGAATCCCAGCCTATTATGCATATATGA
- a CDS encoding hypothetical protein (EggNog:ENOG411E601~COG:S): protein MQVPYRPDQTNLTVSVQPDGTLNQSNKKRWDVGLCECRSIKLTLLSCFCPCCVFGSITQEMDYPWCICCLSYLIALLLSPIIWIHVFLGCSCRRRLRHHYRIKGHIISDFCASLLCSSCMLYQSAAQIAVERYKKMQPGVPNPYTTGLFRKVGHMIISCYSIPRRIRDEHLNSQSLLNTNNLTANNTHVSNLQLGLIKTVDVPYTSQPEQPHIDMQSAQIQSHLTLQVPHYQLMPEAVIPTTQASDVLLHKIQSSSQLQQTQNIQNPITQSEPGESQPIMHI, encoded by the coding sequence ATGCAAGTTCCTTATCGACCAGATCAAACGAATTTAACTGTATCAGTTCAGCCAGATGGTACCCTGAACCAATCAAATAAAAAACGATGGGATGTTGGCTTATGTGAATGTAGATCAATTAAACTAACACTTCTCTCGTGTTTCTGTCCTTGTTGTGTTTTTGGAAGCATCACACAAGAAATGGATTACCCTTggtgtatttgttgcttgagttatTTGATAGCGTTACTTCTTTCGCCTATCATATGGATACATGTATTTTTGGGGTGCAGCTGCCGTAGACGTTTAAGACATCATTATCGCATCAAAGGTCATATTATCTCTGACTTTTGTGCTTCTCTTTTGTGCTCCTCATGTATGCTATACCAGTCGGCAGCTCAAATAGCTGTTGAACGATACAAAAAAATGCAACCCGGTGTCCCAAATCCTTATACAACAGGATTATTTCGTAAAGTCGGTCATATGATAATTTCATGCTACAGTATTCCAAGACGCATTCGTGATGAACATTTAAATTCCCAATCACTTTTGAACACTAATAATTTGACAGCAAACAACACACATGTGTCCAATCTACAACTTGGATTAATCAAAACAGTTGATGTACCATACACAAGTCAACCAGAGCAACCACATATTGACATGCAGTCGGCACAAATACAATCACACTTAACCTTACAGGTTCCTCATTACCAACTAATGCCAGAAGCAGTTATACCTACGACACAAGCATCAGACGTTTTGTTACACAAAATTCAAAGCAGCTCACAACTGCAACAAACCCAGAATATACAAAATCCTATTACGCAATCAGAGCCTGGTGAATCCCAGCCTATTATGCATATATGA